AGTATTTTGCCGGTCACAGTGGACTCTACTCCATCTACATACATCCCCGTCCGTCGTATCACGCCGACAACGCGTCGAGTTCCGTGTTCTACAGGCGGCAGATCCCGAGTAAGGTATCGAATCCTTCGATGACCAGTGGCTTCCCCTGTTCATGTCCTCGTCATGTTAACGATCTCAGCGTCCAATCTGCAGGTGGTGAACTGGGGGAGTCTGTCCCTGGTGGACGCTGAGAGACGACTCCTCGCGAACGCGTTGCTCGACCTCTCGAACGAGCGATTCGTGCTGCTGTCGGAGTCCTGCATCCCGCTCTTCAACTTCAGCTTCACCTACCAACACCTGATGAGCTCCAGGTACAGCTTCGTGGACGCCTTCGACGAGCCCGGCCCGGCGGCAAGGGGGCGATACCAGCCGAAGCTGGCGCCGGAGATCAACGTGACGGAGTGGCGCAAGGGCGCGCAGTGGTTCGAAGCGAGCCGCCAGGTGGCTGTGATCGTCGTCAACGAGACCCACTACTACGCCAAGTTCGACGAGCTCCGCGACGTGATGTACCTCCAGGACGAGCACTACATACCCACCATCCTCACCATTAAGGCGCCACATCTCATCGCCAATCGAACGCTGACATGGGCGTACTGGACCGGAGGACCGCATCCGGAAACTTTCGGGAAGGATGACGTGAGCGATGGGTTCCTGAGGAAGATAAACCAGGAGAAGAATTGTTCCTACAATGACCAGCCATCGACAGTCTGCTACCTGTTCGCCAGGAAGTTTGCTCCCAGTGCACTGGAGCCTCTGCTGAAGCTGGCACCCACTTCTCTTGGGTTTGGGTAGAGCGaagacatgatgatgatgatgatgcccaAGTTACAGAGCATTGGGAAAGAGGATGAGATTgagagatcacaacatcgaggCATGAACAGATGAACATGATCATCGACAAATGTAACCACAAAACTCAGAAAtttctaataataatatttatacacTGTGCATTACTCTTGACAAGGCCACGAATCCAACTCCTCATGAAGAACATGCATTCCAAGTCCTGTTCTGGTTCAAGAACTTTGCTCCTGGAAGACGGAAGGAGTCTTAATGAAACAGGAACCTTGTTCGTCATGGAGAATTAAGGTCAATACTACTCATGGAAGAGCTACAGCACCAAATGAACCGAAATGGAAAACTGGCCACAGCTCAGATTACATCGCcactggcttcttcttcttcttcttcttcttcttcttcttcttcttcttcttcttccttcttcttcttcttcgcttctTTGCACAGCAGACAAAAACCTTGTCGAAGTTAAAGCAGACGCCTGTGGATTTAACGGAGACAGTGCTCGAAGCCCAAACAAAGTTGACCGGCCGCCAACCGCGGCTCCTTGTCGACTGCTCTCCTCCGTTGCGTTCTAGGCTTCTGCGCTGCTCGTCTTGCACTCGAGACAACGAGTCATTGACAATGACATGCACAGTGATGCTTCTCCAAGGAATACATTGGGATTTCCCTCTGGTAACGAGCGCACCATTCGATGCTTCGGTCAAGTGGGAGACTAAGCGTAGAGAGAGGGAGTGGAGACGAACCGAACGCATTAGTTCTTCTGGGGACTTTACTGTGAGAAAATTAAAAGTGATGGCCTTTTTATAGGGCTGGGAAGAATGTAAAACATCAACAAAGGAACTTCACAATTGTTGAAAGACCACTAAAATCTCTCCAGCCGGCAGCTCATGCGTTGCATCCGAGAAGGATTTAGCCGCACATGGGAGGGTCTATAAAGgcttcgaagaagaagaagaagaagaagaagaagaaaatgcgaTGGAGTAATATAGTAATATAGTCAATGCAAAATTCTTATTTATATTTTACAATACTTATAAatgtttatttaaatatatttttatatagagGATAAATAACGAAAACGGGATTCATGGCTTTCTCCGAGTCACATCGAGTAAAAGATCTCTCAATTAAGTGCACTAATTCCAACCCAAGTTGACTCCATCTCATATCTATCTCCAGATATATGTCGCATTGGATCGATCTGAACCCTAGCTTGGACCCAGCCTTCGTCCTCCCTCACCACTCCACAATGCAGAGCGGCAGCAGCTCAGCTCATGTCTGCATGGAGGATGGAGTCCGTTTCTTGGACCTCGGAAGGAAGCAGTCAAGAGTTTGCTCATCGGAGGAAGTCACCGTCGTGGTGAAGGTCTTCTCCGTGCTGCTTCTCCTCGTCGTCATCGTCTCTGTTCTCGGCACCTCCGCCGGC
Above is a genomic segment from Musa acuminata AAA Group cultivar baxijiao chromosome BXJ3-4, Cavendish_Baxijiao_AAA, whole genome shotgun sequence containing:
- the LOC135636746 gene encoding glycosyltransferase BC10-like produces the protein MKNSSSSPTQSSMEIQIHCPAPATKLPRKVCAPEEVTLLLRILALLFLLLVVMSIATTSMDDERLRSWRFRPREDDHDSMAYQPPADLMHNMSDGELFQRAMDVSQLSRHRLGMVPKIAFMFLTKGALPLSPLWEKYFAGHSGLYSIYIHPRPSYHADNASSSVFYRRQIPSKVVNWGSLSLVDAERRLLANALLDLSNERFVLLSESCIPLFNFSFTYQHLMSSRYSFVDAFDEPGPAARGRYQPKLAPEINVTEWRKGAQWFEASRQVAVIVVNETHYYAKFDELRDVMYLQDEHYIPTILTIKAPHLIANRTLTWAYWTGGPHPETFGKDDVSDGFLRKINQEKNCSYNDQPSTVCYLFARKFAPSALEPLLKLAPTSLGFG